The following are encoded together in the Planococcus antarcticus DSM 14505 genome:
- a CDS encoding SRPBCC family protein, translating to MSANKVSSKVGGLELIMERSFDATKELVFSMFVEPDHTAR from the coding sequence ATGTCTGCAAATAAGGTTTCTTCAAAAGTCGGGGGACTGGAACTGATCATGGAAAGGTCTTTTGATGCGACGAAGGAACTTGTATTTTCAATGTTTGTAGAACCTGATCATACAGCGCGCTAG